The DNA region GGGTGTGAGCCGGAACCCCGGTGTCGACCGGACGCCGCTCCCGACCCGCGTTCCGAGTGACAACCGTTTTGGCCGACGCCGGGCGAGTTCTCCCATGCTCTACGACGCCGCAGAGAGTCCGGGGTCGCTGACGCCGAACGAGTTGCGCGCCGCCTACGACTCGCAGTTGGCCGCCGTCGTCGACGCCGAGGGCGTCGAGACGGTCGCCGCCGAGTCGGGCGTCGACCGCGACCGCGTCGTCGCGCTCGCCGAGGGCGAGTCCCCCGACCTCACGCTCGAAGAGGCCGCCGGTATCCTCGCCGTCGGCGACGGCTACCCCGACCGGGAGGCCATCGTACTCGAACTGCGCGACCACCTCCTGCTGGGGATGACGACGGGCGTCCTCGACGTGGATACCATCGCCTCGAACATCGACGCCGACCTCACCGGCCAGGAGGTCCAGCAGGCGCTCGAAGGGCGGACCGCCTTCCCGCTCGACGACCTCGCGGCGGTCCACGCGTTCATCGCCGAGCGGAACGACCGCTGATGAGTCCCCGCAGCGACACCGACGGCGACGACGCCGCCGAGCCGAAACGCGTCGTCGTCCTCGGCTGTGGTTACGTCGGCACCGAACTCGGCCGCCAGTTGACGGCGGCGGGTCACGACGTGGTCGGCGTCCGCCGCTCCGAGGAGGGACTGGAAGCCATGGAAGCGGCCGGATTCGACGCCGTGTGCGCCGACGTAACCGACGCGGCGTCGCTCGAACCGGTGCCGGACGCCGACTGGCTGGTGTTCGCCGCGAGCTCCGGCGGCCGCGACGCCGACGCCGCCCGCGAGGTGTTCGTCGACGGGCAGCGGACGGCGCTCGCGGCGTTCGGCGAGCGCGATGACGGCCCCGAGCGGTACGTCTACACGTCGAGTACCGGCGTCTACGGCGACCACGGCGGCGACTGGGTCGACGAGGAGACCGAGATACGGCCGACGACGGAGAAGACGCGGGTTCTCGCGGCGGCCGAGCGCGTCGCTCGCGAGGTGCCGCGCGAGTACGGCTTCGACGGCACCGTCGCCCGCTTTGCGGGGCTGTACGGCCCGAAGCGCTATCGGCTGGAGCGCTACCTCGAAGGGCCGGTGACCGAGGGCTATCTCAACATGGTCCACCGCGACGACGCCGCTGGAGCCATCGCGTACCTGCTGGAGCGCGACCACGGACACGACGGGGTGGTGCTGGTCGTCGACGACGAACCCGCCGAGAAGTGGGCGTTCGCCGACTGGCTCGCCGACGAGTGTGGCGTCGAGCGCCCGTCGAAGCGGACGAAGGCGGAGCGACTCGAC from Haloprofundus halobius includes:
- a CDS encoding DUF5791 family protein, whose product is MLYDAAESPGSLTPNELRAAYDSQLAAVVDAEGVETVAAESGVDRDRVVALAEGESPDLTLEEAAGILAVGDGYPDREAIVLELRDHLLLGMTTGVLDVDTIASNIDADLTGQEVQQALEGRTAFPLDDLAAVHAFIAERNDR
- a CDS encoding SDR family oxidoreductase, with protein sequence MSPRSDTDGDDAAEPKRVVVLGCGYVGTELGRQLTAAGHDVVGVRRSEEGLEAMEAAGFDAVCADVTDAASLEPVPDADWLVFAASSGGRDADAAREVFVDGQRTALAAFGERDDGPERYVYTSSTGVYGDHGGDWVDEETEIRPTTEKTRVLAAAERVAREVPREYGFDGTVARFAGLYGPKRYRLERYLEGPVTEGYLNMVHRDDAAGAIAYLLERDHGHDGVVLVVDDEPAEKWAFADWLADECGVERPSKRTKAERLDAGDLLEAARRRILTSKRCSNALLRELGYEFRYPDYRAGYATAIEQYRRRER